GATGCCCTTTCTCATTTTTTTCTTTTTTTATTTTCCCATCTGATTCAAGTTTAGTTAATAAGCCATTTAAATTTTTATATTTACTTCTTTTTATTACCATGCTTTTATCCATTTGATGAAATTTCGAACCTATAAAACTAGTTAAGTGTAATTTTTCTGTATCTAGTGTTGCCAATATCTTTTTAATTATTTCTTCTACTATTTCTTCGTTATTGCTTGAAAGTTGCACTGCGGCTTCTTTTTTACCCCTTTTTGTTTTCGCTCCTTTTTCAATATTTCCATCACTGTTCAACATAAATGATTCTAAAATGTAGATTTCATCGCATGAATTATTCAATACTGGCTTATTTGCATATTCTTCCTTGGTAATTAAACATACCTCTTTACCGTACTTTCTAAGTTTCTCCATAATTACAGTAAAGTCAGAATCAGAAGTAATGAATATGTATCTATTGATAATTGGTTTCTCTAAAATAATTGTCTCTAGTGCTTCTAGTGATATAATCAGATCTGCTCTATTTTTATAGTTTTTGGTTATTTTAGGTGTATCTCTTATATCAAAATTATACTCTGCAAGTTTATCAACTACTGGCTTAATGGCACTTGAATTTCCACAAGCCATTTTTATGACAAACAAATTTTCTTCTTCTTTGTTATCATATTTTTAATATGAGCGTATCGAAGATAGATTTTAAATCAATTTCTGCTGCAATGTTCTCAAGATCGATGTATAAAGCATTGTTTTTTCTGATCATACTTCCTCCGAATAAGATTTCGCGCGCAGCGTCGTTCTAACGACCGTTTAACCTGCAATGCGTTAAGCTGGCGCGTGTTTTTGCGAATGCAAAAACCGTGA
This DNA window, taken from Spirochaeta lutea, encodes the following:
- a CDS encoding NYN domain-containing protein, producing MFVIKMACGNSSAIKPVVDKLAEYNFDIRDTPKITKNYKNRADLIISLEALETIILEKPIINRYIFITSDSDFTVIMEKLRKYGKEVCLITKEEYANKPVLNNSCDEIYILESFMLNSDGNIEKGAKTKRGKKEAAVQLSSNNEEIVEEIIKKILATLDTEKLHLTSFIGSKFHQMDKSMVIKRSKYKNLNGLLTKLESDGKIKKEKNEKGHPCIVLTTAST